acagaatgtgaagcaagcgcaGAAACAGAACAGAAATATTGGTCAACTGTCAGATATCGACGGATAAGCTCACAATCAGTCATCTTAGACATACTGCGAAACATGTTCCTCTTTTCATTACCTAGTTCACTGTGCATTGTCTTCGGGGGCTTccttttgtttactgtttgtgtTATTCCCTTAAATACCGCTTAAAGTAACAACACTGTACATGTCAAAACTAAACACATGTAACGTGTTGTATTATTGTCGTTTATGTAGGATATATACCAATTTATGATGCCATGTTTATCATCATTCAATATGCTGTTGATGAAACACGTCTTTGATCTTTCAGGAATGACGATGTAATTGTATCATTACTGTATTTATTTAATACTATAGGTTTCAAGTAACAGGGTTCATGCCGACTAGCGCCAACAAGCGTCGACTAGCTCCCGCCACGTATTATCTTACTTTGACATTTTTCTGCAACAGCTGGGACGGCAGACACTCCCCAGGTAAATGGGTCACGAGTATACGTGGGGAAGGCTTGTCTGCGAACTCCTCGTGACGGGTCTTGCGATCAGGAGTCAAAAATTCTGGACAGAAGAGGAGATTTTTGTCAGCCGCCACATACTCCGTATTGCCGACCTGGTGAATACGATTAATTATTTCCGCTGTCCATGTTGTTCCTAGGGAGAAATGTTTTAGTCAGGCAACATATTTGTATGATGTTTTACTAATTACAGTATGAAACACGTCGTAATGTTTTTGAATGCTTGCAGATATAAAgctgacaacaacaacaacaacaacaacaacaacaacaacaacaacaacaacaacattgctGCATTTGTCAAAAGGTATTGACAACTACTCCTACCTGATTTAGGATACGTTATCAACCAAATATCGTCATCTCTGACGTCAAATATCTTCATAGCTTCCAGTGTCTCAGACTTCATATGCTTGTGCAGGCTGACATCCATGTTGAGCAATATAGGGCTGTGTTCTATGTCAACTTTCGAACGTTATCAATACctgcaaaaaataaagaaataatcatacaaatatgcatatggCTATCCATCGACAGCATACGTTCCCGAAGTGTGCGCGTAAACTAACCATAGTATTGTTTTCTCCCAAAAGAATAATATGAACTATCCCTTACTACATTTAGTCTATATCAGTTTTCGCTGAGTCTATCGTAGTCAAATGCTGACAACTAAACATACAACTTTCGTTTTAGGTTCATGTTTCTTATCCTTGCACGgtgtcattttgtttgcatactTGCGCATTGCCGGCCGGGGTTACAGCAGGCTACTCACAACTAATAGCGTGGTCATTAAGGTTATCAGATGATCTAAAAAGATCAGAGACAGCAAGCAATGTTATTTGCGAAAACAGGTGGGTTTTTTTGCGGAAAGATTAGCATTTTCGCCATCTTGTCTGCAGGCGAGAACCGGACAGGTAGGTAAATGTTATCATTAAGGGGCCTCAGGAGgaaattttacgattttttaaatatatcttattaatcCTAATTTTATGATCGAGGTGTcaagtaaaataatgtaaatttgaacACACCTAAATACAGCATAGCACCCGAATATTCATATGTCTGGTGAAGTTCCGGTTGTCTTATAATTCATAACAAACGTTTCGAAAACGAGTTCTATAGGTAACAGGCCGAGCATTGATACGAGAACATTTCAAGGACAAAACATTCCCGTGAATTATGCACTCTGGGGATTTTGCGTGGAAGGGACATTATTGTTATTCATGCTACTGACCATAATAGTAACATATGATTTGCTCGAGTGCCAAAGGATAGAAAAATGACGTTATATATGATCGTGTACAGTTATGCCTTCGACTTACCTTTCCTGTGTGGACGTTTGAGGGCATCAATCGCCTCCAGCAAAAGTTTTCTTCCAGTCGTAACCGTTTAACGCTAGGTGAGATATAGGCAGTATTGTATTACATATAGTCCTGATTGAACACTCACTCACTTATTATCACTAATCAGGGTACATAGTTCGCTTAAACCAGACATGCAAAATTactctgcataatttgaatgaGCGGAACAAAAGATTTTTGTTTTGCTCTTTGTACCCCGTGGAATGATTTTGTCAAGGGGTGAAATGTGTCTGATACTCGATTCTGATTAAAACGTTTACCTTTTAGAACGACCGAAACGGACCAAAACGACCCTTAAAGtgataaaacatcaaaacagaactATCTGTAGATCATTTACAAAAGTGATAAAACATCAAAACGGAACTATCTGTAGACCATTTACAGTGTAGATCAAATTGGCGGAGGCTGACGGCATACTATCGCCTCGTCCTTCATCTCTAAGAGGCAAAACGTTGACCAGATAAgggttgaaattttaatttttagagCAAGACTGGTCGGATTTTGCATGTTTCCAGCTGCACATAAACGTATTAGCAGCATTTCGGAAGAAAAGTCGGCGTTCATTTCACTTCTCATCATTCAAGTGTGCTGTGTCTAAATGTGCTACATGCCAAACTCAACTTTaatctcttaaaattttaatACCAAAGAATTACTGCTGCTAATGCAATGGAATCACCACAATAATTGGATTTTAatgttacagctaatgtcagtTCTAACTGTGTTCGATATTTATCCGTAATTACGTGTATCTATCTCTGTGTCCAAGCATATGGACCAGTACCAgtattcattcaaaaaatactGAAGAGCGCCCTAATCAATcagtataaaatataaaatatacagttgATACCTGGTTGTTGCCCTCCAAGGATGTCAGGGTATCTGTGCTCGttttaataatttcaaaatacccCTTTAGCAGGACATTCGACAAAATAGAGACACTTTTGTGAGAAATCTTGGAGAAAATTAACGCCAAATGATTTCTAAATAAAGCTGAGGTAGAGATCATGTCATAAAACTTTAACAGTTTTGTCAATGCTGAATGGAGCAACGAGGTTTTTTCCAATATTGACACATTGGTGTAGCCTGATTTTTATATCAATTTGTTTGACACAGTCTTGCCTACTTACCTGCATAATATTCTAAAGCAAACTCATAAccttttgaaacaaaatgtgaaaacagatATCATTTTTCGATATAGCACTGGTGTGGCTGTATATTTAAGATCGTAATTTTCCAGATCTAAATATGATTATATACTTGACAAATAATTACTACTTTTCTGACAAGGAAATACCTTGCAAAATGGCTTTTGTGTGATTAGATAAGAGTATTATCCCCAGTGTGAGTTACTGATCTGCGCTTCGAATCCTCAATTTGAATGGAAAACAGAGGACTGAAACttcattgttttgtttgaaGAATTCAATAGATATTTTAATCCTTTCAGGGACCAGTTTTTTACTCAAGAGCCCCAAATTTCACGCATTACGATGATGAACAAAAAAGTCccaaatttttgctgattttcggAAAACGCATGAATACTTGATGACCTTGAAAGTGCAGCCACCATGCAGGAGTTGACATCAGTGAACTTGATTTTTACACATCAGTGAACTTGAAGTTCAAAGTGACTCGCTAGATTCGACTGCTTAACCTATACAAGGTATCGTAATCAGAAATGTACACACCATCGTATTCTTTGTTCTGTTCAAAACTGATTTAGATTTATTCAAAGAGACCTGAGCTTGTACTACACCAGGGttcatataaaatataaacCTCGTATGTAACATATGACAATATACTGTCCTTAAAACTGTCAATTTAAACATATATTTgcgtgtaacttaaaaaggatCTTCGGATTCTTTCGGATTTTGTACAGAAGTTTGAATCGGAAGAAAATTATCTTACGAAATAATGCAGCAGGTTGCGATATGAAGATTTTTAGTCAGTTGTTTTCCTTTCATTTCTTTAATGTTTAGAAGAAATTAAATCTCTTTCAAACTTATATTACCATGTTATCACAGCTTTCTAGTTTTATATGGAGTCATATCCGTCAGTACACACATGTGATCATTTATGTTACCCATGCTTCCAATGCTCAAAGGCTCTACAAAGTCGTCTCTATTGACTTATTGACGTAACTACTCTCACACTGGTACATGTGACAAAGAAATGTAACATTTCATAACGGTAACATGAATCTCGAGATGGCGTTGGACTTGTACTTGCGGTAAGCATCGCGTTCTTCACACTGTGCCATTGTAAAAAGGTCACAACAGTGAACGTCATGTGGGTTAAAAACGTAAATAAATCAACCGACTAAACTAAAAAATCAACGTaaataacatcaaaagttcCATTTTTACATTGCATCTATATCAAGCAattattgataaaaattttgtttaacaGCAAATAGAAATGAAAAACCACAAACTTGGGTTCTTGCCCTTCATCAATTCTTCGGTACCTCTACTGAAGTTCTTCTCGTCACTAAACATTCAAAACATCATCCATACTCACATTTTTAGCTGGTATGGTTAGTGAAATAAGTGTTTGTAGTCCTTGGtgcattttgtctgttaaactGGCGTCACAATCGGTCGTAAAATGAGTACCGAGTGCAGTAGGCTCGACCCCCGGGGGGTGGGGGTTCGTATTCGAGTACTTATTACAAGTGTTTGTGCCGGCAATCGCTCTGGGTTTTCGTGCCAAGGGTATACTGGTGATAACAGGTTAATTGGGCGCAATAGGCTATCCACATATAGTGTaaacgtacatgtataaacttaGCATTCTGCTATCGATTGCATAATTTGAGCCAGGATTTTAACTGTCGCGATTATACTACTTATTACTCATAATTATCTTCTCTACAAGTGTTCCTCCCTGAAAATCCATCACTACAGCCCCTAACTTCTTCTTACCAGGGCTGCTGTTGATAAATTCAAACAGTTTTGCGTTGATTTGATCGGCGACTGCGTATGCGAAGACCCTATTGCTGCTACCACTAGTATACGTCAGAAACATTCGATTACTCCGGTCCTCACTCGCCTTATTCAAATGATTCCTCACCGCGTCCCATCTTTCATTGACTTCGCTCGGCAAAAGCGCGTGAACTTCCATGTCGTCTGCTATTTCAGCATCGCTGTACCTTGCCCCAACCTCTCCGTCGGCAAAATCGTCGAGGATAACGATCTTGCCGCGTGCTTCTCCAAGATTCGGCATTGAATTGGTTGTCCAGATGTACTTGGAATTGAATCGACCTATCTCTTCTCTAAATGTTTCTTCCATACTTCTTGCGTTACCAGACTCTGTGTGTTCCTTCGTAACACGCATGAGCACAGCCTCACGTGGATGATGTAGAAGAAATTTTGTCGCTTCACAGAGAACATCGTCAAAAGTAACGTGTTGGTAATACACGCCTTTGTGAATTGTCAGAACGTCATGAAAATGTCTGCAGCGAATATCGAGGAACCGTATCCCGGCCTCTAATCGGATGTTTAGTGGCCATGATTGGCATTGAGCTGGAGGTCCGCCATGTCCTTTGTAAGTCATGGTATTGCGTGTGCCTGGAATCGAAAGGTTTGCAAGAGATGTGTTGTCGGGGAAGTTTGACATCCAGTCTTTAAAACTGACTTCAGCTGACTAGTATTGTAGTCGggtcttaaagtggcactcccacttggtaacatttttaaagcacatttttttaatgccaacggtcgatatttgacgtggcgactgcgcgcggatcgcaagatatcgataaaaacatgtcttcaaaaagtaaaagtttgaattccggtggcccacctaaattcaacTTCCGAACATcaaacgttcggcactggggccattgtcaactaagctatggagtacgagtctctactgacgctgctgtacgccacagtatgcgtcggtgatcggtcatgtcccgtgggagaaagctgagtcttactcgCTGACTTGACgtataaaagaaaaacaatttttgctgattccaccagaattcgcataggtacgtgactagcacagttatgtgtggttgatacatagcggccgccgcgtggtatgcatagacgcataccacgcgcgcggcgtactgtgtggcagacgacaaaatgtagtcatcagaggcaactaatattttacacgtaaaaactgatatctatgtggtattgtttaaaaatttaatacaactgattgagaataatgaaaacgacaaacactaagaagaagttttaaaaaggaattaccagaggtaaaggcattgataatgatgtatataaagtcatcgcagtaggaggtaaattgattgcgtcattcgaacgtttttggactccttagaatatcgtcaatcagcacagcAACACACTTTctggggatttcgggtcataaccagaaacgatcgtaaaacttcgggatgtgaaaaatacgctcgggaaatgacatgtttttatcgatatctcgcgaaccgcgcggagtcgccacgtcaattatcgaccgttggcattaaaaaaatgtgttttaaaaatgttaccaagtgggagtgcctctttaaccgTCAGCCCTGCAAATGTAGCAACCTATCACCAGGAGTATCAATGCGATATACTCGACGATCACGTTTCCAAATGTATTTGTGGTGCACATGGCTGTTATGACTATACGGCAATATATCGCATAACGTCAAGGTTGGTCTGACAAATTCACACGAGTTTGGCTCGTTTATATGCAGGATAGTTGCCACCCACAAGTAACCGGATGGCATGACGTCAGTCACGTCAAATGCATGATTATTTGCACATTgagaaatgaaacagaaattcAAGTCATGTTTTCGCGTTACTAATGGGGATCAAAATAGATAATAGGTCAATTTATCCTCGACTTTCATGCGGATAGAGCTCACATTAATTGTTTAAGTCAATATTTGTCATATATTACAAAGGTAGTACTaaaatagtccagtcaaaatagggttagacccaccacaaattgcaacagaattttttcttcagaatgcatttcagagaggtacccagaacaacatattaaaagtttactcgaatctaccttggggaaatatgactaatttgcataaatcaaatatggcggccaaccatccgacaaaataacataattggccatatatcacatgttaaacaagctatttcagtgatttcaaagtctgagaCTACTTATtaggctcagggaatcattttggaggtataatgtttcataaaggcacttcattaatttgcataattccaatatggcggccaacattcctacaaaagacattttcggtcatataccacgtatcaaacaagctatttcagtgattttaaagttagaagtatatttctttggcatggacaaatgattttcgagatgcaattaTTTGAATaggtaattttttaatttgactaaatccaatatggtggccaacattccaacaaaggacattgtcggtcatataccacgcattaaacaagctatttcagtgattttaaacttttaatatttttcttgggtatgaagaaacactttaagtggttcaatgtttacaaagaacctttgataatttgcataaattaaatatggctgccatattaatgccccatggcttaatagcttctaatataaataagggttCGGTATAGtgtttagcactaggaaactataaagaagaaactgttaagtccttcgATATTCATTTtcagctcatatttggtattgatataaataccaaaaagagcttatatggtgagtctatggcgtctgtatgtctgtatgcctgtatgtaggtatgtatgtgcggatgtatgtccgtcacacgcaaaggctctcATACCAACAAAGCTACCatatctcagtatttggtgtacaggtagatgcaggggttgagatgtgacgttgtttcagtgtcaaaaatatgcaaatgaggtcagaaaagggggaaatcctgcaatgtgcaggagtggtggcaataactgaaacagcgcacacatctgagtaagaggtttttgacctttaacctatttgtatgcagggtacctattatgtgcgggagtggtggcagtaactgaaacagcttattattcatttcctgtgattgtttcatgaactgtgacatattaacagacctgctcaaaccatggatgtctatttttgtacatccatggttgaaacattctctgctatgcatgttgctaaagttgacctccagtacctaaagtttcagacgttatttacttttgtcattcttgtttttttggtttaaatatttcttgttgtttttctggttgtgcagaaatcattgtcataacatcaacgtagaattttcctgcactgaacagatagaaacaacacttattgttgatctttggtatgtacaaattcagatcaaatttgagcgacaccgtataattggaTAACATtaataacattggattcatctgtgtacggcattttcgtaatttgtatgggtgtttaacactgtacagtgtcaaaacatgtagtCTGTAaagtttactgttaaaaaacgacgtgttcaaaatctttagtttttaattgagactgaacccccttcttatggatgggtgcatctttataagatcccctagatgacaggtaagaagtcatcacacataacagcaaaaatacaataaacacaacaaagctaaaaaacagaaaaaaatgatttgacaaaaataaaaaatgccataatacacacaaattgaaacttagcactattgcaaacaatgtcagattcataaaaaatttATGACACATAgactcaaaaaatctgaaaaatgcatgctttagcaaaggcttatAATTAATCCaaaaacagaatccaactattacacaatacaaacaagtacatcttgagtcatttttccaagtgtcattttccagatgtacatgcttgtatcgtgtaacagttggattctgttgggctgatgagttgtttgaattaattttaagcctttcctaagcatgcaattttcaattttttgtgagtttatgtgttgatcaagtttttaagagtctgacattttttgcatcagaattttattgcaaaacaaaatagttgttctGTTATATAGcgtttaaaaaacaatgtgaaaatttcagaaaatttgacccagccagactagagttatattctttgcaATTCTCGAAATTCAGATAGAAGAGAAGCAGAAAATCGGtcgatttgcataaatttgcataaattaccccTTCTATAttatgcaacttacgactgcttgccaagctaaaaggtgagcctaaccaatttttaatcttgggttaacaaattaatcaaattggatgaatatttgcaaaaaattattttgagcaaaatacgctgcattgggtgcagtgccctcttaacagttttttttttttttgatattccGGTTGCTAAAATCTCTACAGAACCTTATTTATATAAGAAGCTATTTggtcattaatttggcagccatatttaatttctgaaacttatcaaagtgtcttttaaaacaTTGAACCGCAAAAGGTGTTtattcatgctcaagaaatatatttaaatttcaagatggctgaaatagattgttcaatacatgatatatgacagaaaatgtcttttgtaggtatattggccgccctattggatttatgcaaattaacgaagagccaaggcaaatcattgcacctcaaaaatcatttgtccatgccaaagaaatatacttttaactttgaaatcacagaaatagcttgtttaacccttggactgctgtaattatttacacaaaaaaaattaatgcaatattttaccaatttctgtgaacttttctgtactttcttcataatttttgaccgaatggatatcattttccaGCAGCTacattttgttatcaaaattttggcaaaaagcagaaaaattgactgtgataCATTTTATATAGTTGACaataatagactttggcgcccaaagggttaatacgtggtatatgacagaaaatgtcttttgtatgtattggcaaccctattggatttatgcaaattaacgaaatacctaagtatgcaaatcattgcatctcgaaaattgtttgtccatgccaaagaaatatacttttaactttgaaatcacagaaatggcttgtttaaccctttgactgctgtaattttttacacaaaaattttatgcaatattttaccaatttctgcgaacttttctgtacgtttttttcataatttttgaccagatggatatcatttttcatcagctacatttttttatcaaaattttggcaaaaggcagaaaaaatgactgtggtacatcTTATAAAGTAGACAAAAATAGAccttggcgcccaaagggttaatacgtggtatatgacagaaaatgtcttttgtaggtatgttggccaccatattggatttatgcaaattaacaaattaccttttcaaatcattgcatctcgaaaaacgTTTGTCCAtaccaaagaaatatacttttaacttaaaaattactgaaagagtttgtttaatatgtagtatatgaccgaaaatgtcttttgtaagaatgttggccgccatattgaaattatgcaaattaatgaagtgcctatatgaaacattatacctccaaaatgattccctgggccaaataactagtgtcagactttgaaatcactgaaaaaagcttgtttaacatgtgatatatggccaattatgctattttgttggatggctggcagccatatttgatttatgcaaattagacatatttccccaaggtggattcgagtaaacttttaatatgttgttctgggtacctctctgaaatgcattctgaagaaaaaattctgttgcaatttgtggtgggttaggtgccaaatctcgtagattgactggactaaaagAAATTTCTGACCGACATGGTTCATTTGAACCAAGATCGTGCATtcttttgtaatatatatatatatatatatatatatatatatatatatatatatatatatatatatatatatatatatatatatatatatatatatatatatataaaacaaaattacttttagtacaaagtaatgatatccgttacttaagtttcatgaatcctgcaatcatcagaccgAAGGAgtagtgaaaggattcttagctcgacagtcgtatatatgtatgatcggggcgtaccattctatttgaataatttttgaagtaattttgtgttattatttataacgccctgctttagcatcgagcactgttatttcccacgaggacatctgtataccactatatatatatatatatatatatatatatatatatatatatatataatatatatatatatatattatatatatatatatatatatatatatatataatatatatacacagtggatgaataaatttgcacacatctactgatctggttgtattttttctgtttattctgttcgTAATTTtgacacaacgtttcgtcctaaaagtaggacatGATCAGGTTGAAGATGACTACAAAAGgagaataatgacaaaaacagaACAATGTAAGGCTAGCCAACGTTAACACTAGCCTTGAAGTTTTAAACCATATTTGAAACATTACAATAGCTTTTTTTGCGCATCCAAAATTTGAAAGAGTTTTTTAGTTAATTAGTGCTAGGTGACTTCCTATTAATACTCGAAATGTGGGGCGTTAACAAGCACCTGAAAGTGTGTGATAATAAAAGAGATATTCGctaaaagtttacaaaatacGAAGTAAAGTACAAACTGTAATGAAATTTATTTAATCTCTCACGCGGACGGTTTTTAATAAACGTAAACTAATTTTGGGTAAAATgtagttatttttatttaagtTCTGGATTTACTAAACTGCCGGCACTTCTTACTTCACAGTGTCGTGTTGCTAAATTTATAAGCTTCGAACTTCTCACTTCGAAATATTTTCTATATTTAGAATCGTTTAGCActtcaaagtcaaattttcgtATTCTTCACTTGGCATCTAAACGGAGGTCCGGCTCTACCACATTTATCACCAGGTAATGAACAATGCAGGGTAACGGCACGGACCTATATTCGCGTGTAATCACTATGTAAGAAGTGTGTTGGATTTTCCAAGGCGGAACCTAAGCAAGggattttaaaatattctgATTTTCATAGTTCAGCTGTGACAGGGAGATCATGGTTTCGTTACAACGTCACCATAACTCATGAATGGTGTTCCCTTCCTGATGCCAAAACCATTCTTGCGAAGTATCTTGTACAAATTGTCTCATCTATTTTGTCGCAATACCGACTGTACGAAGGAGTTTATGCATGGGGCATTCATGAAAAGCAATATTGATGAATTCGACAATACAGATTAGACGTTGTCTGTCAAATCTGTGGCCGAGATTTTATTTCAGTAACTTACCTTACTCTATACTTTGTCACTACACTCACGAAAAAGACAATACTTAACATAAGAGATATGGTTGTCGATGTCAATCGGTTTAGACTGGTCGGATCTCCACAATAATAGGTTTTGTAAATATCAACTTGAGAAATACATTAATTCACTACATTTGCTACAGTCTTCAACCTATCCGTGGATCGACGCACAA
This DNA window, taken from Ptychodera flava strain L36383 chromosome 4, AS_Pfla_20210202, whole genome shotgun sequence, encodes the following:
- the LOC139132127 gene encoding 1-phosphatidylinositol phosphodiesterase-like, with product MTYKGHGGPPAQCQSWPLNIRLEAGIRFLDIRCRHFHDVLTIHKGVYYQHVTFDDVLCEATKFLLHHPREAVLMRVTKEHTESGNARSMEETFREEIGRFNSKYIWTTNSMPNLGEARGKIVILDDFADGEVGARYSDAEIADDMEVHALLPSEVNERWDAVRNHLNKASEDRSNRMFLTYTSGSSNRVFAYAVADQINAKLFEFINSSPGKKKLGAVVMDFQGGTLVEKIIMSNK